The genomic DNA GACCACCATGCCCGAGCTCAACACTAGTCGAACCGGCGACCATCTTCTTATGGTACAACGAGAAGGTAATTGAATTCTGAGAACCACTCGCTTTGCCCGCTACTAAGTGAACTAAACCCGTTTGATTATAAGCCGTGATTGCCGCTTGAAAGACTTGGCGCCCCGCCTTAGGTAAATCACTGGCAAAGCTGTAATAATACGTCTTCTTTAACGTGGCCTCTTGGACGATTGATTCAATCGGGGTCATCGCACGCGTTGTGGACGTAGTTGAACTGGTCACTTGTGAACTGGCATCCGTGTTCGCAGTAGTACTTGAACTGTGCGATTGCTTAGTCGCACTGGCCCCGCTACTCGTGCTTGACTGACTTGCTTCGTCCGCATCAAGCAGATGACTTGATAAATCACCGGATAGAGCCGCGGCCAGATTTTGGCGGCTCGTTTGATACAATGCAATTGCGCGCGGTGCTAATGTATCATAGTGGCTCCAACCAAAGATTAATAGCCCAATTAAACATAGCACTTTAATCCCACGCATCAGATTTTTTAACATGGCACGCGCTCCTCTTAATTTTTCAAATGGGGACTACGCCACATTTAAGTTTATTAAACCACATGATCCCGTGCTTAGACACTGCTCTTAGTGAATCATTAAGAATATTTAGGATTACCGCAATCTACTTGTAATCTTAATCCGTTTTCACTATCTACGGTCTTGACCAGCTCAATAACTGCGGTTATCAAAAAAGGCCCGAATTAATATTCGTGACCTAATCGACTTTATTTATTTCGGAAAACATACAATTTTGAAAAGAGAAAGTTGCCAATAATTGCGCCGGCTTGACCAAGCACCTTGGCTAATACCGCCGAACTACCAAGCACCGACATCAACAGCCATAAAATAATGGCTTCAACCACGTACGTCACGACTCGGGTCCCATAAAATTTACCCATTTCCCGATACACATGATTAGAATGGTGATCAAATACCTTTAGGCGGTCGACCCAAAAAGCGACTTGCACAGCAATTACCCAGGACACAATATTTGCTACTTGGTACTCAAGCCCAATTAGATGGTACGTCGTATAGAACGTTGCAAAATTGACGGCCACACTAATTAACCCCCACAAAATATAACGGATCGCTTGATTGCGCGTTTCTTTCACGGGTGACACAATTTGCTTATCTAACTCAGCAACCGGTTCTAAAATTTCAGTAGCGGTTTCTTCAGTTTGATCAATATTAACTGAATTCAGTTTACTCATGGTTACCACACCTGACTTTCTTCACTTAAACGTCATTATCATGAAATAATTTATTTTAAGTTGCATCTTTATTACTTTATGAGTAAAATTCAACACAACTTAATCTTAGCACAGCAGTTAACTATTGGCGATGACAACTATTGTGTTTATCTCCAATAATTATCCCGCAATTTTCAGTCAAGGGCCAATATCTGCACATCGCCTTGCCGGTGTGCAAGTCAATAGATTAAAAATTCAACGACAAGGATGTTACCAATGAGTGCCTTATTAATTGGCTTAATTATTTACCACTTCTTACACGAACAATTTGAATTCAGTAAAATTACCCGTTTAGGCTACTGGATTATTCCCATCTTCACTCTTTATCAGTTTGGTCGAACTTTCACTTGGTCACCAATCAACGGACTTGTGCTACTGATTATCATTGGTTTTGCTACTTGGATCGGTCATTATCAAGCTCGCCACACTAAAATCCGCCTAGAAGAGACGGCCACCACTTTTTTTCGCGATTCTGAACAGCACGAGATTCCGATTTATCGTAAGGTCATTACCGCTCAAGGTGGTCGCCCTTATCTTTTAGGCTGGTTAATGACACTCGGTGCACAATTCATCATCGAAATCACCTATCTTCACGAACATCTCTCTTGGACTAAAATCAACCAAGAATTCTTCCAAGAAGTGCTCGCGGACTTGATCACCTTTTACCGTTTTTCAGCTAGTGGTCGTCATACTAGTTGGACACTATGGGCTTTAACTGGCGGGACTAGTCTCGCTTACACCTTATGGCTAGCACACCGGTCGCCCGCCGCCAAACAAACTTTGTTCGGTGAAACGATGTACCACCATATCAGTTCGGAACACGTGGACTAATGCCGTCATACTCATATTGACTGTCACCGTTCAGGCCACACCAAACAAATCATTTCAAGAACAAGGGGACTGCCAGAATTAATTATCAATTCTGGCAGTCCCCTTGTTAATATCCGTCATTTTGAAAAAAGACTGGCGCTAAAAATTAGCCGGACGACGGTCAATAAACCAGTCACTGGCGCGCTGTCCATTCGTCACCAATTAACTAGCAGCTTTTCTCGCTTGTTGTAACGGAATTTCAATGGCCATGACAGCAGCAGCAGTCCAAATAAACAAGTGCAGAAAGTCGCCAACCAACTTACCGCTAGCGTTACCCGCCAAATAAGCTCCAGCGTGCGCATTCAAAAAACTCGTTGTCGGGATTTGATGGGCAAGTACCGGCCATTCTAGCGCAATATTCAACACCGCTAACATTGCAATTACCCCAAACAATTCCCAGCCGCGCCTCTTAGTAGGGACCCAATCATCAAAATAAGGATAATTCATTATTAACGTCACCGTCGTCACAATTAAGCTCCCATTGATAATCACGAGCACCGTTCCAACCGACCAATTCATAAAATGACACAAGTAACTTAAAAACAGTAACCCAACGACCAAATAGTAACTAATCACAACCAAGCGCCGTTGATGGCGACTACTTGTCGCCTGAGCCTCATAGTGTTCCAACATACCCAAATCCTCCTTCAATAAGCGATCAATCGAAAGATCGTAAGCTTTACTAATCTGAACCAACATCCCAATATCTGGATAACTCCGACCATTTTCCCAACTTGAAATAGTCTGCCGTGAAACATGTAATTGCGCGGCAATGTCAGTTTGTGTCATCTGCTTCTGCCGTCGAACGACTTTTAAATTATCCGCAAAACGCATCGCGCACCTCCCAGAATAGCGTATGTAATTTGTGACTAGGATACAAGCTAAGTTTCTAAGCATTGCGATTATTCCGGTAGTTTGCACGTATCTACGGTGACTAAAAGCACGCAACTTTACGGAAGAACAAACGCTATTCGTATTATTCTCATCATAGCGTTTGCCCACAATTAGTTCCGCTTAGTAAGTTAAAATTATTATTTTTAAAACAATAATTTTAGATTAACAAGTTTTATTTATTTTGTAGGTGTACCTAAAAAAGTGTTTCTATTTACTTTTATTTATTGTACAATGACAACGGCTCAAAGTTTTAGATGAATAGAAAGGTGGTCTTTTAATTGAGCGAAAAGACGAACACCCCAAACCGGAAGCATAAATTGATTGAATATGCTAACGGCCCCTCACTAGAGGAAATCAACGGTACGATTGAGGTTCCTAAAAATTTAAGTTTTTGGAAAACCCTCTTTGCCTATTCTGGTCCTGGTGCCCTAGTTGCTGTGGGCTATATGGATCCCGGTAACTGGTCAACTTCCATTACTGGTGGGCAAAATTACCAGTACATGCTAATGTCTGTCATCTTGATTTCAAGTTTGATTGCGATGTTATTACAATACATGGCCGCTAAACTTGGTATCGTGAGTCAGATGGATCTGGCCCAAGCAATTCGGGCCCGCACGAGTAAATCACTCGGAATCGTTTTATGGATCTTAACTGAATTAGCTATTATGGCGACCGATATTGCCGAAGTTATTGGTGCTGCGATCGCCCTGTATTTATTATTCAACATTCCGTTAGTCATCGCGGTGTTTATTACCGTCTTAGACGTTTTAGTTTTGCTATTATTGACCAAAATCGGCTTCCGTAAAATTGAAGCCATCGTGGTTTGCTTAATCTTAGTTATCTTATTCGTTTTCGTTTATCAAGTTGCATTATCCAATCCCGATTGGGGTGGCGTTATTAAAGGGTTAGTGCCAACGGCCGATACTTTTTCTACGAGCCGTTCAGTCAATGGGATGACACCATTATCCGGTGCCCTCGGAATTATTGGGGCGACCGTTATGCCGCATAACTTGTACTTGCACTCGGCAATTTCACAAACGCGCAAAATCGACCATACTGATGAAGCAGACGTTGCCCGAACCGTGAAATTTGCTGCTTGGGACTCTAACATTCAGCTTTCATTTGCGTTTGTGGTTAACTCATTACTCTTAATCATGGGGGTAGCCGTCTTCAAGAGTGGTGCCGTCAAAGACCCATCATTCTTCGGCTTATATGAAGCTTTATCGAACACGTCCATGTTAAGCAACGGCATTTTAATTAGCGTTGCCAAGTCGGGGGCCCTATCCGCGCTCTTCGCAATCGCCTTGCTAGCTTCTGGTCAAAACTCCACTATTACTGGTACTTTGACCGGTCAAGTTATTATGGAAGGCTTCGTTCACATGCGGATGCCGCTTTGGTTACGGCGGTTAGTTACCCGGTTGATCTCGGTTATTCCCGTACTTATCTGTGTGCTATTAACTAGTGGTAAAAGTGCCATTGATGAACACACTGCTTTGAATAACCTGATGAATAACTCGCAAGTCTTTCTAGCCTTTGCCCTACCATTTTCCATGTTGCCATTACTCATGATGACTGACAGCGCCGCCGAAATGGGCAAACGATTCAAAAACTCACTTTGGGTTAAGGGTCTAGGTTGGTTATCCGTTATTGGTTTAACTTTCTTAAATCTACTCGGTCTACCTGATTCTATTCTAGGATTCTTTGGTGATAATCCTTCAACTGGAGAACAGACTTTTTCTAAAATCTTAGCTTACGTTTTAATCGCTGCTATTCTTGCCCTACTTGCTTGGACTATCTTCGATTTGCAACGTGGTAACAAGCGTTACGTTGAACAACAACTCGCTGCTGCAGCTAAGGAGGCCAACAAATAATGGCAACTAAATTCAAACGCATATTGGTTGGTGTCGATGATTCAGCTGATGCATTATTAGCTTTTGACTATGCGATTCATCAAGCCAAGCAAGATGACGCAGAACTCGTCATCGTCTCAATTCTTGAAAATGATGAAATGAATGTTTATCAAGCCCTTAGCAAGGATTACGTTCACGGTGAACGCCAAGAACTTGAACAACATATTTTAAAGTATCAAAAGCAGGCTCAAACAGCTGGTGTGACAAAAGTTCATGCCATGATTGCAGAAGGCGAACCTGGCGAAACTATCGTCAAAGAAGTCATTCCACATGTTCAACCGGACTTGCTCGTTATTGGTTCACTAGCTAAAAAAGGGATTGCCAAGCATTTCGGTAGTCAAGCTGCCTATATGGCAAAATACGCCCCTATCTCAGTCCTAGTTATTCGTTAATCCGTAAAATCATATCTAAAAAGGCCACTTTCAGTTTAGAAAGCGGCCTTTTTAGGTTGACCAAACATAATTTGACTATTATGCCAAAGATACTATAATAAGGGTTGAAGGGGGATTCAATTATGACACCTAACGAAACCTACGAAGCATTAGTACAATGGCACTTATTACCAGCGACTAATTTCACTTGGCGGCCCTTCACTACTACCGCTATTTATGTTGACAGTCCTCACTCTCGCCGTGTATATCGGCTAGACTTGACCAACGCTAAAGTTGAAATCTTTCAAGCCGATCCCAGTTCAGAACTTTCCGAGCATTTCTTACCATTCAAGACGGTTACGTTAACCGCTACTCAAATCAATCAATGGCAGCATTCCCAGCCAGTTGCTTCATAATAGCAACTTGACCGATAAATGACTAACGCAGCGCCTTAATCAATTAAAGTGCTGCGTTAGTCATTTATATTTAGTCATTTATATTATGAGTGATCAGTATCCACATCGACTGTGCGCTGGCGATCATGGTGAATCAACCACAACAATCCAACCAATAATATCAAGACGCCAATCAGCAGCAAAGCATTTTTAAAATGAGCGTTGATTAATTCATCCCCACCCCAAGCATAAATAATCGCTGTCGGCATGCTTCCAATCAGCGTAGCTATTGCCAATTGGCGCTGTGTCACTGCCGTTTTGACAGCTGCTAAACTAACTAATGACGTTGGAATAAACGGTACTGTATAGCCAATCATGATGCCTAACAAGGGATGGCGCATCTTACTAATGGCAGTCACTAATCTCGAAGGCTGTTGCTGTTGGCGTGCCGTTACGCGGCCAAAAAAACGTTGCGCAATTAAATTACCGAGGGTGATCCCAACAACGTTCAACCCTGCTCCTAGTCCCTTGCCAAAACAGATGCCAGCGACAACACTAACCGTTGCCACAGGTGCGCCGGGAATAATTGAAAAACAGATTAGTAAGGGGACTACTAACAAAATGTCGATAGCTTGATGCTGCCGGACCTGTGCAACCAGCGTTGCTTGGTCAAACATCCGGTGTTGCAGCAGCGCCCACATCCCATGATATCGGTAAATTAACAAAGCAATTAATAGTAATGCTAACAATAAAGCGCCCCCGATAAGCCGTCGTTTCATTACGTTATCCTTCAAGACAATCCTCCCACCACTAGTCATGATGTGGCTCATGCTTAATTTCATGTGCCACGTGTCCAATCATTGCATCGACCATTTCTAAAATATGGGGATCATCTAAACAATAATAAACGTGCTTTCCCCGTTTGGTCTTAGAAACTAGTTGATACTGAAATAAAATTGCTAATTGATGCGATACTAATGGTTGCGCCAGATGAACGTGTGCCACAATATTAGTGACGTCTGCTTCATGTTGCTCTAAAAATATCAATATTTTAATCCGATTAACATTGCTGAGTACTTTATAAATCTTAGCTGCTTCCGTTAGCAGCGGTTCACTGACTTCCACATCGGCTCCTCCTGTCTTACTGAACTATAGGAGTGCTAACAGATGACTGATCAAGCCACTATCCCAGAAAACATACAGCCCAATCACAACGTAACAAACCTTCATTAACCATTCGCCGTGGGCCGTTATCTGTCGTTGAACAGCGCTTATTCCCGCAACTTGGTTAATGATAAACACTACTAAAATGGTTAGCACCCCGATAAAACCTAAAGTCATCAAAAAGTGTAACATGCTTTCACCGATGAGGACAGGCAAGAAGATCGACAAATTACAACCAGCACACACGGCTAAATAAGTAACGAGTACATTAATCACTGGTGAACGGCCTGATCGATCAGTCGCATCATCATCGTCATCGTGAAATGCCAACCAAATAGGCAGTACTCCTAGTACGCCTAATACCCATTCTGGCAAAAATAAAGTCAATGTTTTACCCACAAAAAAACTAGCTGTTAGGAGAATCAGATTACCTAATAAATAGCCGACTAATACTTGTCGCAACTGATACTTTTTCAACAAAAAAACTAACATCAGAAAAAAATCCAAGTTGACACTTAGAAAAGTTAACGCCAAAATTCCATAATGCATTTGATCACCCACTCTATTTAGTTATCCCTATTATATGTCAATTTCGACATATGTAAAGCTAATTATCCCCCCCTTTGAAACCTTCCGCCTTTCCAATAAATTAGATTCAGCTCGTCTCAGCCAAGCTCGACAAACGACAAAAAACGGTAACAATAAGCCTCTGAAGGCCTTGTTACCGTTCAATCAAACACTATTTAATTTATCACCTTAATCAGCAGCTAGCGCGTCGATCGGATTCAAACGTGCTGCCCGCCAAGCTGGCAAAATGGCTGCCAGTAGTGCAATCACTAGCGCAATAATAAAGGTTGAAATGATATTGCTCATTTGAATCTCAATCATATTGTAACTGGCAATTTGGTACAAGGCTTTATTCAGTACCGCCCCAATACCATAAGCAATACCAGTGGCCAGTAAAGCGCTGATAACCCCAATAATCAACGATTCGCTCGTAAACAACCGCCGAATATCACGTCGACTTTCACCAAGTGCACGTAAGATGCCAATTTCCTTCTTTCGGGCACTGACCGACATGAACATCGTAACGATAATCATCAATGCTGACACTAACAATGAAATACCAGCAATAGCTGCTAGAATGGTCGTCGCTAAGTTTACGTACGTGTTTACCGTATCAAGTATGCTAGCAATACTAGTGGCACTATAAGCCCGTTTGCCGTCAGTCTTCAGCTTATTAATCTGTTTCGTCACGGCATCATTATGATTACGCGAATCAACTTTAACTGCTACTGAGGTTGGCTGTGTGCTCAAGTCCTTCGCTGACCGCATGGCTTTCATTGTCGCGTAAGTTACCGCATTTACACTACTCCCAGTCGTGCTATCCGTGATCCCGGAAACCGTTAATTGCCGTTTAACCGTAACACTCTTGCCACTCTTATTAGTCGTCTGGAAAGCCACCGTGACTTTTTTACCTACCAATTGCTTCCAATTCTTAGACGACCATTTTTTCGCAATGCTACTCTTATCGACGACAATCTCGTCCTTACCAGCCGCATGTCCGGCCTTAATAATCGATTGACGGTTCGACGCTGTCCACGTCGTTACTGAGGAAGCACTATAATCCTTACTACCAACCGTAATCGTCGCATTACTGGCGCTTAAAATCGGTTGAACAGTGGTTACATGCTTAACTTTTTTCAACTGGTTCAACTGGGCCGTACTGAAGGTTGGTTGACTAGTAGTCGTTACGCTGGCGCCCATTGCAGCCGCCTGCTGATTGCCCTGTTGACCACCACCTCGCTGGCTCTGACTGGATTTCTGATACCGGCTCACAGTCACAACCCGTGGATTAACCATATCATTGATTTCTTGATTGATATAGCCTTTCAAGCCATTACCTAAACCGTTGAACAGCATTACTGCGAATAGGCCAATCGCCGTCCCAATGATAATAATTAAATTCCAAGTCCACGTATAACGAAGGTGTTTAAACGCCGTACTCAATGGTACATACCATGGTAACTTGCGTGCCGGAATCTGTTGGCGATTTTCATCGACGGGATAAGCTGGCTTTAGCCGCTCATCATCGGTGATTTTACCGTCAGCTAACCGAACGATCCGCGTGCCAGCATTGGCAACATCCTGAGAATGGGTCACACAAATCACGAGCCGCCCTTCCGCTGCAATTTGATCCAAGATTTTCAAAACTTCAGCCGTGTTTTCAGAATCCAGTGCACCAGTCGGTTCATCCGCAATAATAATTTGTGGATCACTGGCCAATGCCCGGGCAATGGCCACCCGCTGCTTCTGACCACCAGACAACTGATTGGGATACTTTTTGATCTGATCCGCTAAGCCGACCTGAGTCAAGAGTTCCTTCGCCCGTTGTTCGCGCTCTGAACGGCTTAACTTTGTCATATCTAATGAAATCAGAACATTATCTAGCACTGACAAATGATTGATTAGATTATACGACTGATAAATATAGCCGACCGTTTCACGTCGGTACTGGTCCATTTGCTTTTCTTGATGATGATCTAAAGCGGTTCCCTGTAATAACACTTGACCTTCAAATTGACGATCCAAGCCACCAATAATATTCATTAGCGTTGACTTACCGCCACCAGATTCACCTAAGATTGCGACAAATTCGCCACGTTCAAAAGTTAAATTGATCCCATTTAAGACTGGGAAGGCTTCTTTACCTAAATAATAGGCTTTGTGAATGTCTTTTAATTCTAAGTAACTCACGCTAACTCACCCTACCTTACTGTCAATATCGTGTGTGCAACTTCCTTAAGTTTATAAAGGACTTTAACTGTGACTATTAGTCACTAAGTTTAACAAAAATACTGCCTGGGTAAAACCCTTAAGCTTCAATTGAATGAAGCTTATCATAGCACTTTAGTTAGTCTAAAACAACGAAAACTAACTATTTTTCTAAATATATTAATCTATTATGGCTAGTTAAACTGTCATGGATCATAATTAAAACGTGTCAGTTAGTTGGATTATTGTTCATCAGCATACGTGCGTCATATTCCGACTTCCGGGGGCTGGATGCCAATTGCTGGAACGTAGTCGTCGTCGATTTGAAACATTCAAATATTAATGTAGTCACTAAAAAATAAATGAATTGTTGCAATTACTATCAATCCTATAATTGAATCTTAAAATGATTGCTAGCACTATTTTGAAGCCAGCTTGCTCACTTCGCCATTCGGTTCAAACTTCCTAGATTAATCAATCTGACATGCACAAAAGGCAGCTTCGAGAAACGCGTTGTTCTCAGAAACTGCCCCAGCTATATGCAATCAGCAAATTACGCTGACAAAATATGCTTATTTATGCCCGTCGTTTACGCCACCAAACAACAATCCCACCGGTAATCATGAGTAATACACTACCGGTTACTGCCAACCATCGTTGCACATCTTCACCCGTCTGCGGTAACCAACTACCACTATGGTGTCCAGCTGCGTGACTATCATGATTAGTCGTTGCACTTGCGCTGACTTCAGGTAACACCGTTCCGGTAGCCGTACTATTGCTAGTCGTATCTGCCTGCGAACTGGCAGTATTCGGCTTCACTGGTGTACTACTACTGTTTGGCTTCGTTACATTCGCTTTATCCGTATTAGATTCAGCGACTGTCCCATGACCATTCGGCTTGGCGCTATTATTACTTTCATCAGGCTTAACGACATTACCATTGCCACCTGGTTTGATTGTGCTCGTTTCATTTCCATTAGGCTTTTCAGCATTACCGTTACCACCCGGTTTCGCGGCACTAGTTCCGTTTTCATCGGGCTTTTCAGCATTACCGTTACCACCCGGTTTGGTGGTACTAGTTCCATTTTCATCGGGCTTTTCAGCATTACCGCTACCACCCGGTTTGGTGGTACTAGTCCCGTTTTCATCTGGTTTTTCAGCATTGCCGTTACCACCTGGTTTGGTAGTACTAGTCCCGTTTTCATCGGGCTTTTCAGTGTTGCCGTTACCACCCGGTTTGGTGGTACTAGTTAGTGGATTATCATTATCCAAGTCAACTAACACTTCTGTACCAGCCGCAGTCGCGGCCATCGCCTGACTTAACATGATTGTCTTGGCCGCCCGTGCTTTGGTTGGAACCAACTTGACCGTTACCAGCTCAGTCACTGGTTGACTTGCACTAACTGTCAGTCGCAGTTGGCCATTTGCGACGGTCTGCCGCAAGACTTGAATACCAGTTGGAACTTTGATATCAGCGACTTCTCGGCCAGCTAAATCAAATTGTAGATCAAAAGCCGTTAATTGCCGGTTCTGGTTGCCAACTAATTGAACTTGGGCTGCTTGATCATTACGACTAAGTTTTAATGTTTCAACGGCCCGCTGCTTCTTAGCCAGATCAGTTTGCTTGAGAAAAGCTGATGAATCAAAGACTTGGCTATCAAACATCTGTGGTGCTTGCGGTACTTGTAAGGCGTTTAAAATCAGCGCACTAATATCAGC from Lactiplantibacillus paraplantarum includes the following:
- a CDS encoding matrixin family metalloprotease, which codes for MLKNLMRGIKVLCLIGLLIFGWSHYDTLAPRAIALYQTSRQNLAAALSGDLSSHLLDADEASQSSTSSGASATKQSHSSSTTANTDASSQVTSSTTSTTRAMTPIESIVQEATLKKTYYYSFASDLPKAGRQVFQAAITAYNQTGLVHLVAGKASGSQNSITFSLYHKKMVAGSTSVELGHGGPDITKQVSWRGTQYWNNATASLNGSYTAAYSKAVAVHELGHALGLDHSSSTESVMYPVSQGKWTLSSADVAALRAIYAKDA
- a CDS encoding GtrA family protein, translated to MSKLNSVNIDQTEETATEILEPVAELDKQIVSPVKETRNQAIRYILWGLISVAVNFATFYTTYHLIGLEYQVANIVSWVIAVQVAFWVDRLKVFDHHSNHVYREMGKFYGTRVVTYVVEAIILWLLMSVLGSSAVLAKVLGQAGAIIGNFLFSKLYVFRNK
- a CDS encoding helix-turn-helix domain-containing protein, producing MRFADNLKVVRRQKQMTQTDIAAQLHVSRQTISSWENGRSYPDIGMLVQISKAYDLSIDRLLKEDLGMLEHYEAQATSSRHQRRLVVISYYLVVGLLFLSYLCHFMNWSVGTVLVIINGSLIVTTVTLIMNYPYFDDWVPTKRRGWELFGVIAMLAVLNIALEWPVLAHQIPTTSFLNAHAGAYLAGNASGKLVGDFLHLFIWTAAAVMAIEIPLQQARKAAS
- a CDS encoding Nramp family divalent metal transporter, whose protein sequence is MSEKTNTPNRKHKLIEYANGPSLEEINGTIEVPKNLSFWKTLFAYSGPGALVAVGYMDPGNWSTSITGGQNYQYMLMSVILISSLIAMLLQYMAAKLGIVSQMDLAQAIRARTSKSLGIVLWILTELAIMATDIAEVIGAAIALYLLFNIPLVIAVFITVLDVLVLLLLTKIGFRKIEAIVVCLILVILFVFVYQVALSNPDWGGVIKGLVPTADTFSTSRSVNGMTPLSGALGIIGATVMPHNLYLHSAISQTRKIDHTDEADVARTVKFAAWDSNIQLSFAFVVNSLLLIMGVAVFKSGAVKDPSFFGLYEALSNTSMLSNGILISVAKSGALSALFAIALLASGQNSTITGTLTGQVIMEGFVHMRMPLWLRRLVTRLISVIPVLICVLLTSGKSAIDEHTALNNLMNNSQVFLAFALPFSMLPLLMMTDSAAEMGKRFKNSLWVKGLGWLSVIGLTFLNLLGLPDSILGFFGDNPSTGEQTFSKILAYVLIAAILALLAWTIFDLQRGNKRYVEQQLAAAAKEANK
- a CDS encoding universal stress protein, with protein sequence MATKFKRILVGVDDSADALLAFDYAIHQAKQDDAELVIVSILENDEMNVYQALSKDYVHGERQELEQHILKYQKQAQTAGVTKVHAMIAEGEPGETIVKEVIPHVQPDLLVIGSLAKKGIAKHFGSQAAYMAKYAPISVLVIR
- a CDS encoding TVP38/TMEM64 family protein encodes the protein MKRRLIGGALLLALLLIALLIYRYHGMWALLQHRMFDQATLVAQVRQHQAIDILLVVPLLICFSIIPGAPVATVSVVAGICFGKGLGAGLNVVGITLGNLIAQRFFGRVTARQQQQPSRLVTAISKMRHPLLGIMIGYTVPFIPTSLVSLAAVKTAVTQRQLAIATLIGSMPTAIIYAWGGDELINAHFKNALLLIGVLILLVGLLWLIHHDRQRTVDVDTDHS
- a CDS encoding ArsR/SmtB family transcription factor, which produces MEVSEPLLTEAAKIYKVLSNVNRIKILIFLEQHEADVTNIVAHVHLAQPLVSHQLAILFQYQLVSKTKRGKHVYYCLDDPHILEMVDAMIGHVAHEIKHEPHHD
- a CDS encoding cadmium resistance transporter translates to MHYGILALTFLSVNLDFFLMLVFLLKKYQLRQVLVGYLLGNLILLTASFFVGKTLTLFLPEWVLGVLGVLPIWLAFHDDDDDATDRSGRSPVINVLVTYLAVCAGCNLSIFLPVLIGESMLHFLMTLGFIGVLTILVVFIINQVAGISAVQRQITAHGEWLMKVCYVVIGLYVFWDSGLISHLLALL
- a CDS encoding ATP-binding cassette domain-containing protein encodes the protein MSYLELKDIHKAYYLGKEAFPVLNGINLTFERGEFVAILGESGGGKSTLMNIIGGLDRQFEGQVLLQGTALDHHQEKQMDQYRRETVGYIYQSYNLINHLSVLDNVLISLDMTKLSRSEREQRAKELLTQVGLADQIKKYPNQLSGGQKQRVAIARALASDPQIIIADEPTGALDSENTAEVLKILDQIAAEGRLVICVTHSQDVANAGTRIVRLADGKITDDERLKPAYPVDENRQQIPARKLPWYVPLSTAFKHLRYTWTWNLIIIIGTAIGLFAVMLFNGLGNGLKGYINQEINDMVNPRVVTVSRYQKSSQSQRGGGQQGNQQAAAMGASVTTTSQPTFSTAQLNQLKKVKHVTTVQPILSASNATITVGSKDYSASSVTTWTASNRQSIIKAGHAAGKDEIVVDKSSIAKKWSSKNWKQLVGKKVTVAFQTTNKSGKSVTVKRQLTVSGITDSTTGSSVNAVTYATMKAMRSAKDLSTQPTSVAVKVDSRNHNDAVTKQINKLKTDGKRAYSATSIASILDTVNTYVNLATTILAAIAGISLLVSALMIIVTMFMSVSARKKEIGILRALGESRRDIRRLFTSESLIIGVISALLATGIAYGIGAVLNKALYQIASYNMIEIQMSNIISTFIIALVIALLAAILPAWRAARLNPIDALAAD